Proteins co-encoded in one Klebsiella michiganensis genomic window:
- a CDS encoding superoxide dismutase (SodA; manganese binding; only present under aerobic conditions; destroys free radicals) — protein MSYTLPSLPYAYDALEPHFDKETMEIHHSKHHQAYVNNANAALESLPEFASLSAEELITKLDQLPADKKTVLRNNAGGHANHSFFWKGLKKGTELKGDLKAAIERDFGSVDAFKAEFEKAAATRFGSGWAWLVLKGDKLAVVSTANQDSPLMGEAISGASGFPIVVLDVWEHAYYLKFQNRRPDYAKEFWNVVNWDEAAARFAAKK, from the coding sequence ATGAGCTATACACTGCCATCCCTGCCTTACGCTTACGACGCGCTGGAACCGCATTTCGACAAAGAAACCATGGAAATCCACCACAGCAAACACCACCAGGCTTATGTCAACAACGCGAACGCCGCGCTGGAATCCCTGCCTGAGTTTGCCAGCCTGTCTGCTGAAGAGCTGATTACCAAACTGGATCAGCTGCCTGCTGATAAGAAAACCGTACTGCGTAACAACGCTGGTGGCCACGCTAACCACAGCTTCTTCTGGAAAGGCCTGAAAAAAGGCACCGAGCTGAAAGGTGACCTGAAAGCCGCTATCGAGCGCGATTTCGGCAGCGTTGATGCATTCAAAGCTGAATTCGAAAAAGCTGCTGCTACCCGTTTCGGCTCCGGCTGGGCGTGGCTGGTACTGAAAGGCGACAAACTGGCTGTGGTTTCTACTGCAAACCAGGACAGCCCGCTGATGGGCGAAGCTATCTCCGGCGCTTCCGGCTTCCCAATTGTGGTCCTGGACGTTTGGGAACACGCTTACTACCTGAAATTCCAGAACCGTCGCCCGGACTACGCGAAAGAGTTCTGGAACGTGGTTAACTGGGACGAAGCAGCTGCACGTTTCGCCGCTAAAAAATAA
- a CDS encoding chemotaxis protein CheV → MDSFQKDIDERANLALSNKFELLLFRLGTSQHDSKSELYGINVFKLREIVPMPKINRAAGMESPLLGMANIRDQIIPVIDLPAVTGCTPTTGLNLLLITEYARSTQAFAVESVENIIRLDWSQVHAAEAGVSSRNITSIANIDDPMTGKDLALVLDVEQILYDIIPSGRDVNIAAIEEKTYTLKPGAVAIVAEDSKVARSMLEQGLKGMGIPAIMHATGLEAWEKIKLIAADAKASGTPITDKIGLVLTDIEMPEMDGFTLTRNIKTEPSLKHIPVVIHSSLSGSANEDHVRKVGANGYVAKFDVAELSSVIHKALEDAATR, encoded by the coding sequence ATGGATAGTTTTCAGAAAGATATCGATGAAAGGGCCAACCTGGCGTTATCCAACAAGTTTGAGCTTCTGCTGTTCCGCTTAGGCACCAGCCAGCATGACAGCAAATCTGAGCTGTACGGCATCAATGTTTTTAAGCTGCGTGAAATTGTGCCGATGCCGAAGATTAATCGCGCCGCGGGTATGGAATCGCCGCTGCTGGGCATGGCTAACATTCGCGACCAGATTATCCCGGTTATCGATCTGCCCGCGGTAACAGGTTGCACGCCAACCACCGGTCTGAATTTATTACTGATCACCGAATATGCCCGCAGCACCCAGGCTTTTGCCGTCGAGTCGGTGGAAAATATTATTCGCCTCGACTGGAGTCAGGTACACGCCGCCGAAGCCGGGGTCAGCAGCCGCAATATCACCAGTATCGCCAATATTGACGACCCGATGACCGGCAAAGATCTGGCGCTGGTGCTGGACGTGGAGCAGATCCTTTATGACATTATCCCGTCCGGGAGAGATGTGAATATCGCGGCCATAGAAGAGAAAACCTATACCCTGAAACCGGGCGCCGTGGCTATCGTCGCTGAGGACTCCAAAGTTGCACGTTCGATGCTGGAGCAGGGCCTGAAGGGGATGGGCATTCCGGCCATCATGCACGCAACGGGCCTGGAGGCCTGGGAAAAAATCAAACTTATTGCCGCCGATGCCAAAGCATCCGGCACGCCGATCACCGATAAAATAGGCTTGGTGCTGACCGATATCGAGATGCCGGAGATGGATGGTTTTACCCTGACCCGCAACATTAAGACCGAACCTTCGCTGAAGCACATTCCGGTGGTGATCCACTCCTCGCTTTCCGGCAGCGCCAACGAAGATCACGTCCGCAAAGTCGGTGCCAACGGCTATGTCGCTAAGTTTGACGTCGCCGAGCTGTCTTCCGTGATCCATAAAGCGCTGGAAGACGCCGCCACCCGCTAA
- a CDS encoding hydroxyisourate hydrolase (catalyzes the formation of 2-oxo-4-hydroxy-4-carboxy-5-ureidoimidazoline from 5-hydroxyisourate) gives MTLKQAFFLSLITSSVSAFAADVPAKNPLSVHVLNQQTGTPSEGVKVTLDKQDGEKWVRLGEGLTNTDGRISALYPAGKDIEPGNYKVTFETGEYYKAHKQDSFFVDVPVVIHVSKSGEHYHVPLLLSPFGYSTYRGS, from the coding sequence ATGACATTAAAACAAGCTTTTTTCTTATCTCTGATTACCAGTTCGGTTTCCGCGTTTGCAGCCGATGTACCGGCAAAGAATCCATTGAGCGTTCATGTCCTGAACCAGCAGACAGGCACCCCCTCTGAAGGTGTAAAAGTCACTCTGGATAAACAGGACGGTGAAAAATGGGTAAGGCTGGGCGAGGGGCTGACTAACACAGACGGCCGCATTAGCGCACTTTATCCTGCCGGAAAAGACATTGAGCCGGGTAATTACAAAGTGACATTTGAAACCGGCGAATACTACAAGGCACATAAGCAGGACTCGTTCTTTGTGGATGTGCCGGTGGTGATCCACGTCAGCAAATCAGGCGAGCATTATCATGTGCCGTTGCTGCTTAGCCCCTTCGGTTATTCGACCTACCGCGGCAGCTAA
- the pstA gene encoding phosphate transporter permease subunit PtsA (Part of the ABC transporter complex PstABCS responsible for inorganic phosphate (Pi) uptake under Pi starvation conditions), translating to MTTMEMQSSAALAESRRKMQARRRMKNRIALTLSMATMVFGLFWLVWILFSTVTRGIDGMSLALFTEMTPPPNTAGGGLANALAGSGLLILWATVIGTPLGIMAGIYLAEYGRKSALAEVIRFINDILLSAPSIVVGLFVYTIVVAKMEHFSGWAGVIALALLQVPIVIRTTENMLKLVPDSLREAAYALGTPKWKMISAITLKASVSGIITGVLLAIARIAGETAPLLFTSLSNQFWSTDMMQPIANLPVTIFKFAMSPFAEWQQLAWAGVLIITLCVLLLNILARVIFSKSKHG from the coding sequence ATGACCACGATGGAAATGCAAAGCAGCGCGGCGCTGGCCGAATCACGCCGCAAAATGCAGGCGCGCCGCCGCATGAAAAACCGCATCGCCCTGACGCTCTCCATGGCGACTATGGTGTTCGGTCTGTTCTGGCTGGTCTGGATCCTGTTCTCCACGGTAACTCGCGGTATTGACGGTATGTCGCTGGCGCTGTTTACCGAAATGACGCCTCCGCCAAATACTGCGGGCGGTGGCCTGGCGAACGCCCTGGCGGGCAGCGGCCTGCTGATTCTGTGGGCGACCGTTATCGGTACGCCGCTGGGCATCATGGCCGGGATTTACCTCGCCGAATATGGTCGTAAATCTGCCCTGGCCGAAGTCATCCGCTTTATTAACGATATTCTGCTGTCCGCGCCGTCGATTGTGGTCGGTCTGTTTGTTTACACCATCGTGGTGGCGAAAATGGAGCACTTCTCCGGCTGGGCGGGCGTGATTGCGCTGGCGCTGCTGCAGGTGCCTATCGTCATTCGTACCACTGAAAACATGCTGAAACTGGTGCCGGACAGCCTGCGAGAAGCGGCTTACGCGCTGGGGACGCCAAAATGGAAGATGATCTCCGCGATTACGCTGAAAGCGTCCGTCTCCGGGATTATTACCGGCGTGCTGCTGGCGATTGCCCGTATCGCTGGCGAAACCGCGCCGCTGCTCTTCACCTCCCTCTCCAACCAGTTCTGGAGCACGGACATGATGCAGCCTATCGCCAACCTGCCGGTGACCATTTTTAAATTTGCTATGAGCCCGTTTGCCGAGTGGCAACAGCTGGCCTGGGCAGGGGTGCTGATCATTACCCTCTGCGTGCTGCTGCTGAACATTCTGGCGCGCGTGATTTTCTCGAAGAGTAAACACGGTTAA
- a CDS encoding glucosamine--fructose-6-phosphate aminotransferase (Catalyzes the first step in hexosamine metabolism, converting fructose-6P into glucosamine-6P using glutamine as a nitrogen source), which translates to MCGIVGAVAQRDIAEILLEGLRRLEYRGYDSAGLAVVDDKGQMTRLRRLGKVQKLAEAAEETALHGGTGIAHTRWATHGEPSEINAHPHVSDHIVVVHNGIIENHEPLREALQSRGYTFVSQTDTEVIAHLVHWELEQGGTLREAVLRAIPQLRGAYGTVIMDTRNPDVLLAARSGSPMVIGLGMGENFIASDQLALLPVTRRFIFLEEGDIAEVTRRAVTVFDTKGEQVKRPDIESNLQYDAGDKGIYRHYMQKEIYEQPNAIKNTLAGRISHGEVDLTELGPKANEMLSQVEHIQIVACGTSYNSGMVSRYWFEALAGVPCDVEIASEFRYRKSAVRRNSLMITLSQSGETADTLAALRLSKELGYLGSLAICNVAGSSLVRESDLALMTNAGTEIGVASTKAFTTQLTVLLMLVAKLSRLKGADAQVEQDIVHGLQALPSRIEQMLSQDKRIEQLAEDFSDKHHALFLGRGDQYPIAMEGALKLKEISYIHAEAYAAGELKHGPLALIDADMPVIVVAPNNELLEKLKSNIEEVRARGGQLYVFADRDAGFTSSDNMHIIEMPHVEEVIAPIFYTVPLQLLSYHVALIKGTDVDQPRNLAKSVTVE; encoded by the coding sequence ATGTGTGGAATTGTTGGCGCAGTGGCGCAACGTGATATCGCTGAAATCCTTCTTGAAGGACTACGTCGTCTGGAATACCGCGGGTACGACTCTGCGGGCCTGGCGGTTGTGGACGACAAAGGTCAGATGACCCGTCTGCGTCGTCTGGGGAAAGTACAGAAGCTGGCGGAAGCGGCGGAAGAAACCGCTCTGCATGGTGGCACCGGGATTGCCCATACCCGTTGGGCAACGCACGGCGAACCTTCAGAAATAAATGCTCACCCACATGTCTCCGACCATATCGTGGTCGTACACAACGGTATTATTGAAAATCACGAACCGCTGCGTGAAGCGCTGCAATCTCGTGGCTACACGTTCGTCTCCCAGACGGATACCGAAGTTATTGCTCACCTGGTGCATTGGGAGCTTGAGCAGGGTGGTACGCTGCGAGAGGCGGTTCTTCGCGCTATTCCTCAGCTGCGTGGCGCTTACGGCACCGTGATCATGGACACCCGTAACCCGGATGTCCTGCTGGCCGCACGCTCCGGTAGCCCAATGGTTATCGGCCTGGGCATGGGTGAAAACTTTATCGCGTCCGATCAACTGGCGCTGCTGCCGGTAACCCGCCGCTTTATCTTCCTTGAGGAAGGCGATATCGCCGAAGTGACCCGCCGCGCGGTCACTGTTTTTGACACCAAAGGCGAGCAGGTTAAGCGCCCGGACATCGAATCTAATCTGCAGTATGACGCTGGCGACAAAGGCATTTACCGCCATTACATGCAGAAAGAGATTTATGAGCAGCCGAATGCTATCAAAAACACCCTTGCCGGGCGTATCAGCCACGGTGAAGTGGATTTGACGGAGCTGGGGCCAAAAGCCAATGAAATGCTCTCTCAGGTTGAGCATATTCAAATCGTAGCCTGCGGCACCTCCTATAACTCAGGTATGGTTTCCCGCTACTGGTTCGAAGCGCTGGCCGGCGTGCCTTGTGATGTCGAAATTGCCTCGGAATTCCGTTACCGCAAATCTGCCGTGCGCCGCAACAGCCTGATGATCACCCTTTCCCAGTCTGGTGAAACGGCGGACACCCTGGCGGCGCTGCGCTTGTCTAAAGAGCTGGGCTATCTTGGCTCACTGGCGATTTGTAACGTGGCCGGCTCTTCTCTGGTGCGTGAATCTGACCTGGCGCTGATGACCAACGCCGGAACAGAAATCGGCGTGGCGTCAACCAAAGCGTTCACCACCCAACTGACCGTTCTGTTGATGCTGGTGGCTAAGCTGAGCCGCCTGAAAGGCGCTGACGCGCAGGTTGAGCAAGATATCGTGCACGGCCTGCAGGCGCTGCCGAGCCGCATCGAGCAGATGCTGTCCCAGGACAAGCGCATTGAGCAGCTGGCGGAAGATTTCTCCGACAAACATCATGCGCTGTTCCTCGGCCGGGGCGATCAGTACCCGATTGCCATGGAAGGTGCGCTGAAGCTGAAAGAGATCTCCTACATTCACGCTGAAGCCTATGCGGCCGGTGAGCTGAAGCACGGCCCGCTGGCATTGATCGACGCCGATATGCCGGTCATTGTTGTGGCACCGAACAACGAGCTGTTGGAAAAACTGAAATCCAACATCGAAGAAGTTCGCGCCCGCGGCGGCCAGCTGTATGTCTTCGCCGACCGTGACGCCGGCTTTACCAGCAGCGACAACATGCACATCATCGAGATGCCGCATGTGGAAGAGGTGATTGCCCCTATCTTCTACACCGTCCCGCTGCAGCTGCTGTCTTACCACGTGGCGCTGATCAAAGGCACCGACGTGGACCAGCCGCGTAACCTGGCGAAATCGGTAACGGTGGAGTAA
- a CDS encoding transcriptional regulator PhoU (regulates several genes involved in high affinity phosphate uptake; under conditions of high phosphate concentrations downregulates the PHO regulon) — MDNLNLNKHISGQFNAELEYIRTQVMTMGGLVEQQLSDAITAMHNQDSELAKRVIAGDQKVNMMEVAIDEACVRIIAKRQPTASDLRLVMAIIKTIAELERIGDVADKICRTALEKFSQQHQPLLVSLESLGRHTVQMLHDVLDAFARMDLDEAVRIYREDKKVDQEYEGIVRQLMTYMMEDSRTIPSVLTALFCARSIERIGDRCQNICEYIFYFVKGQDFRHVGGDELDKLLAGKDPKE; from the coding sequence ATGGATAACCTCAACTTAAACAAACACATTTCTGGCCAGTTCAACGCCGAGCTGGAGTACATCCGTACTCAGGTTATGACGATGGGCGGGCTGGTGGAACAACAGCTCTCCGACGCGATCACCGCGATGCACAACCAGGACAGCGAGCTGGCGAAGCGCGTTATCGCCGGTGACCAGAAGGTCAACATGATGGAAGTGGCGATCGATGAAGCCTGCGTGCGCATCATCGCTAAACGCCAGCCGACCGCCAGCGACCTGCGCCTGGTGATGGCCATCATCAAAACCATCGCTGAGCTGGAACGTATTGGCGATGTGGCGGACAAAATCTGCCGCACTGCGCTGGAAAAATTCTCCCAACAGCACCAGCCGCTGCTGGTCAGTCTGGAATCGCTGGGTCGACACACCGTGCAGATGCTGCATGACGTGCTGGACGCCTTCGCGCGTATGGATCTGGATGAAGCGGTGCGTATCTACCGCGAAGACAAGAAAGTTGACCAGGAATATGAAGGCATCGTGCGTCAGCTGATGACCTACATGATGGAAGACTCCCGTACTATCCCAAGCGTGCTGACCGCGCTGTTCTGCGCCCGTTCTATCGAGCGTATCGGTGACCGCTGCCAGAACATCTGCGAATACATCTTCTACTTCGTGAAGGGGCAGGATTTCCGTCACGTAGGCGGGGATGAGCTGGACAAGCTGCTGGCGGGTAAAGATCCGAAAGAGTAA
- a CDS encoding phosphate ABC transporter ATP-binding protein translates to MSKVDLAPGKIQVRDLNFYYGKFHALKNINLDIAKNQVTAFIGPSGCGKSTLLRTFNKMYSLYPEQRAEGEILLDGENILTQSQDIALLRAKVGMVFQKPTPFPMSIYDNIAFGVRLFEKLSRSDMDERVQWALTKAALWNETKDKLHQSGYSLSGGQQQRLCIARGIAIRPEVLLLDEPCSALDPISTGRIEELITELKEDYTVVIVTHNMQQAARCSDHTAFMYLGELIEFSETDTLFTTPAKKQTEDYITGRYG, encoded by the coding sequence ATGAGTAAGGTTGATTTAGCCCCAGGCAAAATCCAGGTTCGCGATCTGAACTTCTACTACGGTAAGTTCCACGCGCTGAAGAACATCAATCTGGATATCGCGAAGAACCAGGTTACCGCCTTCATTGGGCCGTCAGGCTGTGGTAAATCCACCCTGCTGCGTACCTTTAACAAAATGTACTCGCTCTACCCGGAGCAGCGTGCAGAAGGTGAAATCCTGCTGGATGGGGAAAATATCCTCACCCAGAGCCAGGACATCGCCCTGCTGCGTGCTAAAGTCGGCATGGTCTTCCAGAAGCCGACGCCGTTCCCGATGTCCATCTATGACAACATCGCATTTGGCGTGCGCCTGTTTGAAAAGCTGTCCCGCAGCGACATGGATGAACGCGTGCAGTGGGCATTGACCAAAGCCGCACTGTGGAACGAAACTAAAGATAAACTGCACCAGAGCGGCTATAGCCTCTCCGGTGGCCAGCAGCAGCGTCTGTGCATCGCGCGCGGGATTGCGATTCGCCCGGAAGTGTTGCTGCTGGATGAGCCGTGTTCCGCCCTTGACCCGATCTCCACCGGGCGTATTGAAGAGCTGATCACCGAGCTGAAAGAAGACTATACCGTAGTGATCGTGACCCACAACATGCAGCAGGCGGCGCGTTGTTCTGACCACACGGCGTTTATGTACCTCGGTGAGCTGATCGAATTCAGCGAAACCGATACGCTGTTTACTACGCCAGCGAAGAAACAAACCGAAGATTACATTACTGGCCGCTACGGTTGA
- a CDS encoding 6-N-hydroxylaminopurine resistance protein, whose product MHRYPLQVYAGQIRDYEGSRPSAIAKVQVDGELRLTESGLEGDEQAEKVIHGGPDRALCHYPREHYQHWMQIFPDKAELFNAPAFGENLSTEGMTEKNVYMGDIYRWGEALIQVTQPRSPCFKLNYHFGVEDMSARMQESGYCGWLYRVILAGNVSADAPLELASRVSDVTVAEAIAIAWHMPFDDSQYHRLLSAAGLSVSWSRTMQKRRISGKIEDNSRRLFGK is encoded by the coding sequence ATGCATCGCTATCCGCTTCAGGTTTACGCTGGCCAGATTCGTGATTACGAAGGGAGCCGGCCCAGCGCCATCGCCAAGGTTCAGGTGGACGGCGAACTTCGCTTAACCGAGTCAGGGCTGGAGGGCGATGAGCAGGCGGAGAAGGTGATTCACGGCGGGCCCGACAGGGCACTGTGCCACTATCCACGCGAGCATTATCAGCACTGGATGCAAATTTTCCCGGATAAAGCGGAGCTGTTTAATGCCCCGGCCTTCGGCGAAAACCTGTCAACGGAAGGGATGACGGAAAAGAACGTCTACATGGGCGATATTTACCGTTGGGGTGAAGCACTGATTCAGGTGACCCAGCCTCGCTCCCCGTGCTTTAAGCTTAACTACCATTTTGGCGTAGAGGATATGTCCGCGCGGATGCAGGAATCAGGCTACTGCGGCTGGCTTTATCGCGTGATTCTGGCGGGGAATGTCTCTGCCGATGCGCCGCTGGAGCTTGCTTCCCGCGTTAGCGACGTGACCGTGGCAGAAGCCATCGCCATCGCCTGGCATATGCCGTTTGATGACTCGCAGTATCATCGGCTTTTGTCAGCGGCGGGGCTGTCGGTGAGCTGGAGCAGAACGATGCAGAAACGCAGAATTTCAGGGAAAATTGAGGATAATTCGCGGCGCTTGTTCGGGAAGTAA
- a CDS encoding phosphate ABC transporter substrate-binding protein: MNVMRTTVATVVAATLSLSASTAFAAASLTGAGATFPAPVYAKWADTYQKETGNKVNYQGIGSSGGVKQIIANTVDFGASDAPLADDKLQQEGLFQFPTVIGGVVLAVNLPGFKSGELVLDGKTLGDIYLGTIKKWNDPAIAKLNPGHKLPDQNIAVVRRADGSGTSFVFTSYLSKVNEEWKSKIGAGSTVNWPTGLGGKGNDGIAAFVQRLPGSIGYVEYAYAKQNNLTYTKLMSADGKPVSPTEANFANAAKGADWSKSFAQDLTNQKGDEAWPITSTTFILVHKEQKNPEQGAEVLKFFDWAYKSGAKEANALDYATLPASVVEQVRAAWKTNVKDSSGKALY; the protein is encoded by the coding sequence ATGAACGTTATGCGTACCACTGTCGCAACTGTTGTCGCCGCGACCTTATCTCTGAGCGCTTCTACTGCGTTTGCAGCTGCAAGCCTGACTGGCGCTGGTGCAACTTTCCCTGCGCCGGTGTATGCCAAGTGGGCAGATACCTACCAGAAAGAAACTGGTAACAAGGTGAACTACCAGGGTATCGGTTCCTCCGGCGGCGTGAAGCAAATCATTGCTAACACCGTTGACTTCGGCGCTTCTGACGCCCCTCTGGCGGATGACAAATTACAGCAAGAAGGCCTGTTCCAGTTCCCTACCGTAATCGGTGGCGTAGTGCTGGCGGTTAACCTGCCGGGCTTCAAGTCTGGCGAGCTGGTTCTGGACGGCAAAACCCTGGGTGACATCTACCTGGGCACCATCAAAAAATGGAACGACCCGGCGATTGCTAAGCTGAACCCAGGCCACAAACTGCCGGATCAGAACATCGCGGTTGTTCGTCGTGCTGACGGCTCCGGTACTTCCTTCGTGTTCACCAGCTACCTGTCTAAAGTGAACGAAGAGTGGAAATCTAAAATTGGCGCAGGCTCTACCGTTAACTGGCCAACCGGTCTGGGCGGTAAAGGCAACGACGGCATCGCGGCCTTCGTACAGCGTCTGCCAGGCTCCATTGGTTACGTTGAATACGCTTACGCTAAGCAGAACAACCTGACTTACACCAAGCTGATGTCCGCTGACGGTAAGCCAGTAAGCCCGACTGAAGCAAACTTTGCTAACGCGGCTAAAGGCGCTGACTGGAGCAAATCCTTCGCACAGGATCTGACTAACCAGAAAGGTGACGAAGCGTGGCCAATCACCTCCACCACCTTCATCCTGGTCCACAAAGAGCAGAAAAACCCTGAGCAGGGCGCAGAAGTGCTGAAGTTCTTTGACTGGGCATACAAATCTGGCGCGAAAGAAGCTAACGCTCTGGATTACGCAACGCTGCCAGCCTCCGTGGTTGAGCAAGTTCGCGCTGCATGGAAGACCAATGTAAAAGACAGTTCCGGTAAGGCGCTGTACTAA
- the pstC gene encoding phosphate transporter permease subunit PstC (part of the ATP-dependent phosphate uptake system PstABCS responsible for inorganic phosphate (Pi) uptake under Pi starvation conditions): protein MAVTKPTFKAPGKQGDVIFSALVRLAALIVLFLLGGIIISLFISSLPSIEKFGFSFLWSKEWDAPNEVFGALVPIYGTLVTSFIALLIAVPVSFGIALFLTELAPGWLKRPLGIAIELLAAIPSIVYGMWGLFIFAPLFATYFQEPVGNVLSAVPIVGALFSGPAFGIGILAAGVILAIMIIPYIASVMRDVFEQTPVMMKESAYGIGCTTWEVIWRIVLPFTKNGVIGGVMLGLGRALGETMAVTFIIGNTYQLDSASLYMPGNSITSALANEFAEAESGLHTAALMELGLILFVITFIVLAISKFMIMRLAKNEGARS, encoded by the coding sequence ATGGCTGTGACTAAGCCGACGTTTAAAGCCCCTGGCAAACAAGGCGATGTAATTTTCAGTGCGCTGGTAAGACTGGCTGCGCTGATTGTGCTATTTCTGCTGGGTGGGATTATCATCTCGCTGTTTATCTCCTCGCTGCCGAGTATTGAGAAGTTTGGCTTCTCCTTCCTCTGGTCCAAAGAGTGGGATGCCCCTAATGAAGTCTTCGGCGCGCTGGTGCCGATTTACGGAACCCTCGTGACCTCGTTTATCGCGCTGCTGATTGCGGTGCCGGTGAGCTTTGGTATCGCCCTGTTCCTGACAGAACTTGCACCCGGCTGGCTGAAGCGCCCGCTGGGTATCGCCATTGAACTGCTGGCGGCCATTCCAAGTATCGTGTACGGCATGTGGGGCCTGTTTATCTTTGCTCCCCTGTTCGCGACTTACTTCCAGGAGCCTGTAGGCAACGTGCTTTCTGCCGTGCCTATCGTTGGCGCCCTGTTCTCTGGCCCTGCGTTTGGTATCGGCATTCTTGCCGCCGGTGTGATCCTCGCGATTATGATCATCCCGTACATCGCCTCCGTGATGCGCGATGTCTTCGAACAAACGCCGGTAATGATGAAAGAATCGGCCTACGGTATCGGCTGCACCACCTGGGAAGTTATCTGGCGCATCGTTCTGCCGTTCACCAAAAACGGCGTGATCGGCGGTGTGATGCTCGGCCTTGGGCGTGCACTCGGCGAAACCATGGCGGTGACCTTTATCATCGGTAACACCTACCAGCTCGACAGCGCTTCGCTGTATATGCCGGGCAACAGTATTACCTCTGCCCTGGCTAACGAATTTGCCGAAGCGGAATCCGGCCTGCATACCGCCGCGCTGATGGAGCTTGGCTTAATCCTGTTTGTGATTACCTTTATCGTACTGGCTATCTCTAAGTTCATGATTATGCGCCTGGCGAAAAACGAAGGGGCTCGCTCATGA